A single genomic interval of Luteitalea sp. harbors:
- a CDS encoding DUF3365 domain-containing protein yields the protein MKHIAMLPLVVLMVFLLRVSQTTLPEYREVRAVVATIIGDTRALLEKEVAAKGAAGAIPACGTVALGLATRHEAEGWRVRRVSLKVRNPADTPDRYETTVLHRFAVLKAERQLGSGHEHAEVVQEDSRRYLRYMRPIFIGSPVCLQCHGPSEHLSPELRNQLQKLYPDDQATGYELGDLRGAVSVKIQLK from the coding sequence ATGAAGCACATCGCAATGTTACCGCTGGTCGTCCTGATGGTCTTCCTTCTTCGAGTCAGTCAGACCACGCTGCCAGAGTATCGTGAAGTACGTGCGGTCGTCGCGACGATCATCGGGGATACGCGCGCCCTGCTCGAGAAAGAGGTCGCGGCCAAGGGCGCCGCAGGAGCAATTCCCGCCTGTGGTACCGTCGCGCTCGGCCTGGCCACACGCCATGAGGCAGAAGGCTGGCGTGTCCGCCGGGTGAGTCTCAAGGTTCGGAATCCGGCGGACACACCCGATCGCTACGAAACGACGGTTCTGCACCGGTTCGCGGTGCTCAAGGCGGAACGTCAGCTCGGCTCCGGCCATGAACACGCCGAAGTGGTCCAGGAGGACAGCCGCCGCTACCTGCGTTACATGCGACCGATCTTCATTGGATCACCCGTTTGCTTGCAGTGTCACGGTCCATCCGAGCACCTCTCGCCTGAGTTGAGGAATCAGCTTCAGAAGCTCTATCCCGACGACCAGGCGACGGGCTACGAGCTGGGGGATCTACGCGGCGCGGTCAGCGTGAAGATTCAGCTGAAATAG
- a CDS encoding sulfatase-like hydrolase/transferase, which translates to MTASVCTPSRSGLITGRYPQRNGVYEMIRNDMVNYGHRYSALEYAMSPEMTLGLDPREKTAGDALKTAGYTSAVIGKWDLGQARRFLPLQRGFDYFYGHGNNGIDDYTHERYGVHSMFRNNARTKADQGMYATDLFRREAVRFIQDSRDECWCRTSSRPV; encoded by the coding sequence ATGACCGCGTCGGTGTGCACGCCGTCACGGAGCGGTCTCATTACCGGACGATACCCGCAGCGGAACGGGGTCTACGAGATGATCCGCAACGACATGGTGAACTACGGGCACCGGTACAGTGCTTTGGAATACGCCATGTCGCCGGAGATGACGCTGGGGCTCGATCCGCGCGAGAAGACCGCTGGCGACGCGCTCAAGACCGCGGGATACACCAGCGCCGTCATCGGGAAGTGGGACCTCGGTCAGGCCCGTCGCTTTCTCCCGCTCCAACGTGGGTTCGATTACTTCTACGGGCATGGGAACAATGGGATCGACGATTACACCCACGAGCGCTACGGCGTGCACTCGATGTTCAGAAACAATGCGCGCACGAAAGCCGACCAGGGGATGTATGCGACCGATCTCTTCCGGCGGGAAGCCGTCCGTTTCATTCAGGACAGCCGGGACGAGTGTTGGTGCCGGACTTCGTCTCGACCTGTGTGA
- a CDS encoding molybdopterin-dependent oxidoreductase encodes MSRVVVAVDGVVERPGVLRVVGQNLFGDRGGAHESGNVPPLVGCTEEAEGEERSRFVIVWIARVQALHRGGVLHVTLFFLAVPVEDLDCIQVGRFSWCGRLRAPRFGRRAEPLEHAARGGDVLREPQGLVVGHRLAPVRHDERGSGALRGAERIPCLAILKAVQKADTAQEALLCPAGLRRGKIDAAETELLRLPGREANEDAQRNGCNGSKHRAQDSNLEVRGMIVTRRNALASIVLLPFSRPADEGVAFVDYGAEFRVDLQASGPRVKLFDLRTLTSWQTPAERFFTFHQTKPVVQVDVRDWRLEITGSVARARTLTYADLAALPARRVAATIECSGNTGHSRIMNGLVSNGVWSGPQLGPLLRECGILPEAREVVFFGVDIELEPKWPAGDRELAAPHGRSIFIQDALEGDALLALQLNGRPLPPEHGYPLRLVLPGWYGMTQVKWLNRILVLDRRYEGRHMARNYHSIQSGRGGLVLETSISRNRLKSVAARVDRAGAGCRIAGAAWGGPHAIERVEVQIDGQPWRSATLERRGDPHAWSLWTFEWTDAAPGIHTVVSRAIDSCGRIQPERSALISAREDNSQWPRKVAVAHGFRK; translated from the coding sequence ATGAGCCGGGTCGTCGTAGCAGTGGATGGCGTAGTGGAGCGCCCCGGGGTGCTCCGGGTTGTTGGTCAGAATCTCTTCGGCGATCGCGGCGGCGCGCATGAAAGTGGAAACGTCCCGCCCCTCGTGGGATGTACCGAGGAGGCTGAGGGCGAAGAACGCAGCCGCTTCGTCATCGTCTGGATAGCGCGCGTGCAGGCGCTGCATCGCGGCGGCGTACTTCACGTCACGCTCTTCTTTCTTGCCGTTCCCGTAGAGGATCTCGACTGCATTCAAGTAGGCCGCTTCTCGTGGTGTGGGCGCCTTCGCGCGCCTCGCTTCGGGCGTCGGGCCGAGCCGCTCGAGCACGCCGCGCGCGGAGGCGATGTCCTGCGCGAACCACAAGGGCTCGTTGTCGGTCATCGCCTCGCCCCAGTACGCCATGACGAACGCGGGAGCGGCGCGTTGCGCGGCGCGGAACGCATCCCGTGCCTCGCGATACTGAAAGCTGTGCAGAAAGCCGACACCGCGCAGGAAGCGCTGCTGTGCCCGGCCGGACTCCGACGTGGGAAAATCGATGCGGCCGAGACCGAGCTCCTGCGATTGCCCGGCAGAGAAGCCAACGAGGACGCCCAACGCAATGGCTGCAATGGTTCGAAACACCGTGCCCAGGATTCTAACCTCGAGGTGCGCGGGATGATCGTCACGCGCAGGAATGCGCTCGCATCGATCGTGTTGTTGCCCTTCTCCCGGCCCGCAGATGAGGGGGTGGCGTTCGTGGACTACGGCGCTGAGTTTCGGGTCGACCTCCAGGCATCCGGCCCTCGTGTCAAGCTGTTCGACCTCCGAACGCTGACGAGCTGGCAGACGCCGGCGGAGCGCTTCTTCACGTTTCACCAGACCAAGCCGGTCGTCCAGGTCGATGTGCGCGACTGGAGGCTGGAGATCACGGGATCGGTCGCCCGCGCGCGCACGCTCACCTATGCGGATCTCGCGGCGTTGCCGGCCCGCCGCGTCGCCGCCACGATCGAGTGCTCCGGGAACACCGGACACTCCCGGATCATGAACGGGCTGGTGAGCAACGGCGTGTGGAGCGGTCCTCAGCTCGGGCCGCTGCTGCGCGAGTGTGGCATTCTGCCCGAAGCGCGCGAGGTGGTGTTCTTCGGCGTCGACATCGAGCTCGAGCCGAAATGGCCGGCGGGAGACCGTGAGCTGGCCGCGCCCCACGGCCGCAGCATCTTCATCCAGGACGCCCTCGAAGGCGATGCGCTCCTCGCACTGCAGCTCAACGGGCGGCCGCTCCCGCCGGAGCACGGCTATCCGCTTCGTCTCGTGCTGCCTGGCTGGTACGGCATGACACAGGTCAAGTGGCTGAACCGAATCCTCGTGCTGGACCGTCGCTACGAGGGCCGCCACATGGCTCGCAACTACCACTCGATCCAGAGCGGTCGCGGCGGCCTCGTGCTCGAGACCTCGATCAGCCGAAACCGGTTGAAGTCGGTGGCGGCGCGCGTTGACCGCGCGGGCGCTGGCTGCCGAATTGCCGGTGCGGCGTGGGGCGGCCCGCACGCCATCGAGCGCGTGGAGGTGCAGATCGACGGCCAGCCGTGGAGGAGCGCGACGCTGGAGCGCCGAGGAGATCCGCACGCCTGGTCGCTCTGGACGTTCGAGTGGACCGACGCCGCACCGGGCATTCATACGGTTGTGTCGCGCGCGATTGACTCGTGCGGCCGGATCCAGCCGGAGCGGTCAGCGCTCATCAGCGCGCGTGAGGACAACTCGCAGTGGCCCCGGAAGGTCGCCGTCGCTCACGGCTTCAGGAAGTGA